From Hyla sarda isolate aHylSar1 chromosome 5, aHylSar1.hap1, whole genome shotgun sequence, a single genomic window includes:
- the NHLRC1 gene encoding E3 ubiquitin-protein ligase NHLRC1: protein MILFQRDQHRQYLCGLQLHAMSSSSQREIRTMKDFLEETDLNLLECKVCFEKYGHQQRHRPKNLPCGHIICQHCVSSLCLHGNQRLECPFCRKGCRKQETSVCLPILHLLEIIGRVVPDHPEASSVDCSRSQVTSLKSANFNLSMSFGGWGVLFNPTGIAFCTKTKSLVVSHDGKKRIARFTMNGKCLQQTGAKADSDNAIIYPADVAVTFDGFLIVTDTGDRSLKVFCKSGVCKLVVKHPFSFPWGLGINSRNEIIVSDPDTGNLVLLAMDFDNANITKCLDVYSHLNHPREIAVCQASGEVIVVEHVVRDSKTCSSTCLKLFSSEMKPLRQIDSFSLSLLLPLPVHTSGVAFDHSGNILLADINNRCVICLQRIGDFHTIKHVVASGLSYPVALAVLEDGSVAVLDSGNHSVLMYSP from the coding sequence ATGATTTTATTCCAGCGTGATCAACATAGACAGTATTTGTGCGGATTACAGCTGCATGCAATGTCATCATCGTCACAAAGAGAAATCAGGACTATGAAGGACTTTTTGGAGGAAACTGATCTGAACTTACTTGAATGCAAGGTCTGTTTTGAAAAGTATGGACACCAGCAAAGACACAGGCCCAAAAACCTTCCATGTGGCCATATTATATGTCAGCACTGTGTTTCTTCTCTCTGTCTCCATGGAAATCAAAGGCTAGAGTGCCCATTCTGTCGCAAAGGTTGTCGAAAACAGGAAACTAGTGTATGTCTTCCTATTTTACACCTGTTGGAGATCATAGGACGTGTGGTTCCAGATCACCCTGAAGCTTCTTCTGTAGACTGTTCCAGAAGTCAAGTGACAAGTCTTAAATCTGCAAATTTTAACCTTAGCATGTCATTTGGTGGTTGGGGAGTACTTTTTAACCCAACTGGTATTGCTTTTTGTACCAAAACGAAAAGCTTGGTTGTGTCACATGATGGCAAGAAAAGAATTGCAAGATTCACAATGAATGGGAAGTGCTTGCAACAAACTGGAGCAAAAGCAGATTCTGACAATGCAATTATTTATCCAGCTGATGTAGCAGTAACATTTGATGGTTTCCTAATTGTGACAGATACAGGGGATCGATCCCTTAAGGTGTTCTGTAAATCTGGCGTGTGTAAGTTGGTTGTTAAAcatccattcagctttccctgggGCCTGGGTATCAACTCTAGAAATGAAATCATAGTCTCTGATCCTGACACTGGAAATCTTGTTCTCCTAGCTATGGACTTTGACAATGCAAACATCACAAAATGTTTAGATGTTTATTCTCATTTGAACCATCCTAGAGAGATTGCTGTTTGCCAGGCAAGTGGAGAGGTTATTGTGGTAGAGCATGTAGTAAGGGACAGCAAAACATGTTCTAGTACATGCCTAAAACTTTTTAGTAGTGAGATGAAACCCTTAAGGCAAATTGATAGTTTTAGTTTGAGCTTGCTTCTACCTTTACCTGTACATACCTCTGGGGTGGCATTTgatcattcaggtaatatattatTAGCAGACATCAATAATAGATGTGTCATTTGTCTTCAGAGGATAGGAGACTTTCATACCATAAAGCATGTTGTTGCAAGTGGTCTCTCCTACCCAGTGGCATTAGCTGTGCTAGAGGATGGCTCTGTTGCTGTGCTGGATAGTGGTAATCATTCAGTTCTAATGTATTCTCCGTAA